A single window of Bacillus alveayuensis DNA harbors:
- a CDS encoding ribonuclease-3 family protein (product_source=KO:K11145; cath_funfam=1.10.1520.10; cog=COG1939; ko=KO:K11145; pfam=PF00636; smart=SM00535; superfamily=69065), with product MIELEKVKDVKQLNGLALAYMGDAVYEVYIRHHLLSTGNVKPNKLHQMAKYFVSAKSQAAILKKLTNKNFFSDEELLIIKRGRNAKSGTIPKNTDVQTYRYSTAFEALIGYHFLNGELKRLEEIIKEAISCKIERGKCNE from the coding sequence ATGATCGAACTTGAAAAAGTAAAAGATGTTAAGCAATTAAATGGGCTGGCCCTTGCGTATATGGGTGATGCTGTATATGAAGTATATATACGGCATCACTTGCTTTCTACTGGAAATGTAAAACCAAATAAGCTTCATCAAATGGCAAAATACTTTGTCTCGGCGAAGTCACAAGCAGCCATTTTAAAAAAGTTAACAAATAAGAATTTTTTTTCAGATGAAGAGCTATTGATCATCAAACGAGGAAGGAATGCGAAATCGGGAACCATTCCGAAAAATACAGATGTGCAAACGTATCGATATAGTACAGCATTTGAAGCATTAATTGGGTATCATTTTTTAAATGGAGAGTTAAAGCGTTTAGAGGAAATCATAAAAGAAGCGATCTCTTGTAAGATAGAAAGGGGGAAGTGCAATGAGTGA
- a CDS encoding large subunit ribosomal protein L7/L12 (product_source=KO:K02935; cath_funfam=3.30.1390.10; cog=COG0222; ko=KO:K02935; pfam=PF00542,PF16320; superfamily=54736; tigrfam=TIGR00855) encodes MTKEQIIEAIKEMTVLELNDLVKAIEEEFGVTAAAPVAVMGGAAAGEAAAEKTEFDVVLNDAGAQKIKVIKVVREITGLGLKEAKELVDNTPKPLKEGVSKEEAEEIKGKLEEVGASVEVK; translated from the coding sequence ATGACTAAAGAACAAATTATTGAAGCGATTAAAGAAATGACTGTTCTTGAACTTAATGATTTAGTAAAAGCAATTGAAGAGGAATTTGGTGTAACTGCTGCTGCTCCTGTAGCTGTTATGGGTGGCGCTGCTGCTGGCGAAGCTGCTGCTGAGAAAACTGAGTTTGATGTTGTGCTTAATGACGCAGGTGCTCAAAAAATCAAAGTTATCAAAGTTGTTCGTGAAATCACTGGTCTTGGCTTAAAAGAAGCTAAAGAATTAGTAGACAATACTCCAAAACCACTTAAAGAAGGCGTTTCTAAAGAAGAAGCTGAAGAAATCAAAGGTAAACTTGAAGAAGTTGGCGCTTCTGTTGAAGTGAAGTAA
- a CDS encoding cysteinyl-tRNA synthetase (product_source=KO:K01883; cath_funfam=1.20.120.640,3.40.50.620; cog=COG0215; ko=KO:K01883; pfam=PF01406,PF09190; smart=SM00840; superfamily=47323,52374; tigrfam=TIGR00435), giving the protein MSIQIHNTLTRKKEPFIPLEDKKVKMYVCGPTVYNYIHIGNARPAIVYDTVRRYLEFSGYDVQYVSNFTDVDDKLIKAAKDLGEDVPAIAERFIKAYFEDIEALGCKKADIHPRVTENIDVIIEFIDTLIKKGYAYEVDGDVYYKTRSFEGYGKLSHQSIDELRAGARIQVGEKKQDALDFALWKAAKEGEISWDSPWGKGRPGWHIECSAMARKYLGDTIDIHAGGQDLTFPHHENEIAQSEALTGKPFAKYWMHNGYININNEKMSKSLGNFVLVHDIVKKHDPQVLRFFMLSVHYRHPINYSEELLESTKNALERLKTSYANLQHRLKASTNLTDHNQEWLNKIEGYRQDFIREMNDDFNTANGISVLFELAKQANYYLEEKNTSEEVIHSFLRTFDELGGVLGVSFAQTELLDEEIEELIKKRNQARKERNFALADQIRDQLKEMNIILEDTPQGTRWKRG; this is encoded by the coding sequence ATGAGTATTCAAATTCATAATACTTTAACCCGAAAAAAAGAACCATTTATCCCATTAGAAGATAAAAAAGTAAAGATGTATGTATGCGGTCCAACGGTTTATAACTACATTCATATTGGAAATGCTAGACCAGCTATTGTATATGATACAGTTCGTAGATATTTAGAGTTTAGTGGTTATGATGTCCAGTATGTTTCTAATTTTACAGATGTCGATGATAAGCTCATTAAAGCAGCAAAAGATTTAGGAGAGGATGTTCCAGCCATTGCGGAACGGTTCATAAAAGCTTATTTTGAAGACATTGAAGCATTAGGCTGTAAAAAAGCAGACATCCATCCACGGGTAACTGAAAATATTGATGTCATTATTGAATTTATCGATACGTTAATCAAAAAAGGATATGCTTATGAAGTAGATGGGGATGTTTATTATAAAACAAGGTCATTTGAAGGCTATGGAAAACTTTCACATCAATCAATAGATGAGCTGCGTGCTGGTGCCCGCATTCAAGTCGGAGAGAAAAAGCAAGATGCTTTAGATTTTGCTTTATGGAAAGCGGCGAAGGAAGGGGAAATTTCCTGGGATAGCCCGTGGGGAAAAGGTCGTCCAGGATGGCATATTGAATGTTCTGCGATGGCTCGTAAATATTTAGGAGATACAATTGATATTCATGCTGGGGGACAGGATTTAACATTTCCGCATCATGAAAATGAAATTGCCCAATCGGAAGCTTTAACAGGAAAACCGTTTGCAAAATATTGGATGCATAATGGATACATCAATATCAACAATGAAAAAATGTCTAAATCATTAGGTAATTTTGTTCTTGTACACGATATTGTGAAGAAACATGATCCTCAAGTGCTTCGTTTCTTTATGTTATCTGTTCATTACCGGCATCCGATTAATTATTCGGAAGAGTTATTAGAAAGTACAAAAAATGCATTGGAAAGATTAAAAACATCTTATGCAAACTTACAACATCGCTTAAAAGCAAGTACAAACTTAACCGATCATAATCAAGAATGGTTAAATAAAATCGAAGGATATAGACAAGATTTTATTCGGGAAATGAATGATGACTTTAATACAGCAAATGGCATTTCCGTTCTCTTTGAATTGGCAAAGCAAGCAAACTACTATTTAGAAGAGAAAAACACATCAGAAGAAGTGATTCATTCATTCTTACGTACATTTGATGAATTAGGGGGCGTATTAGGAGTATCATTTGCTCAAACTGAACTTTTAGATGAAGAAATTGAAGAATTAATTAAAAAAAGAAACCAAGCACGAAAAGAACGAAATTTTGCATTAGCTGACCAAATTCGTGATCAACTAAAAGAGATGAATATTATTTTAGAAGATACCCCGCAAGGAACAAGATGGAAAAGAGGATAA
- a CDS encoding large subunit ribosomal protein L10 (product_source=KO:K02864; cog=COG0244; ko=KO:K02864; pfam=PF00466; superfamily=160369), with translation MSSAIEQKKQIVEEIAGKLRDSVSTIIVDYRGLNVAEVTELRKKLREANVEFKVYKNTLTRRAVEQVELTELNDVLTGPNAIAFSTEDVVAPAKILSEFAKEHEALEIKAGVIEGNIATLEEIKAIAELPSREGLLSMLLSVLQAPMRNFALAAKAVADQKEEQGA, from the coding sequence ATGAGCAGCGCTATCGAACAAAAAAAGCAAATCGTTGAAGAAATTGCTGGCAAGCTCCGTGACAGTGTTTCGACAATCATTGTAGATTACCGTGGTTTAAACGTTGCGGAAGTAACTGAGCTTCGTAAAAAGCTTCGTGAAGCAAATGTTGAGTTCAAAGTTTATAAAAACACATTAACTCGTCGTGCAGTTGAGCAAGTTGAACTAACAGAGCTTAACGATGTTCTAACAGGCCCTAACGCCATTGCGTTCAGCACTGAGGACGTAGTAGCGCCTGCGAAAATTTTAAGTGAGTTTGCTAAAGAGCATGAAGCGCTTGAAATTAAAGCAGGTGTTATTGAAGGAAATATTGCAACTCTTGAAGAAATCAAAGCGATTGCAGAGCTTCCTTCACGCGAAGGTCTACTTTCTATGTTACTATCTGTTCTTCAAGCTCCAATGCGCAACTTTGCACTTGCTGCAAAGGCTGTTGCCGATCAAAAAGAAGAACAAGGTGCCTAA
- a CDS encoding putative RNA-binding protein with PIN domain (product_source=COG3688; cog=COG3688; ko=KO:K06962; pfam=PF05991; superfamily=53807), giving the protein MNILLVDGYNIIGAWPELEALKNDNLEHARDLLIQKMAEYQAYTGFRVIVVFDAHLVKGIEKKYIQSGVEVIFTRENETADERIEKLIKTLLSVKSKIYVATSDYTEQWTVFSQGALRKSARELLAEMESIESRIRNKVKKIQEKRPQSKIKLSDEVAKQFEKWRRGDLE; this is encoded by the coding sequence ATGAATATCCTTCTTGTTGATGGATATAACATCATCGGTGCATGGCCGGAGCTTGAAGCATTAAAAAATGACAATTTAGAGCATGCTCGAGATTTATTAATTCAAAAAATGGCTGAATATCAAGCCTATACAGGATTTCGTGTCATTGTTGTATTTGATGCCCACTTAGTAAAAGGGATTGAAAAAAAATATATACAATCTGGTGTCGAAGTGATTTTTACACGAGAAAACGAAACAGCTGATGAACGAATTGAAAAACTCATTAAAACATTGCTTTCAGTCAAGTCTAAAATATATGTAGCAACATCGGACTATACGGAACAATGGACAGTCTTTTCACAAGGAGCGTTGCGAAAATCAGCAAGAGAGCTTTTGGCTGAAATGGAATCCATTGAGTCTCGAATTCGAAATAAAGTAAAAAAAATTCAAGAGAAACGTCCGCAGTCAAAAATTAAATTATCGGATGAAGTGGCTAAACAATTCGAAAAATGGAGACGAGGAGATCTCGAATAA
- a CDS encoding large subunit ribosomal protein L11 (product_source=KO:K02867; cath_funfam=1.10.10.250,3.30.1550.10; cog=COG0080; ko=KO:K02867; pfam=PF00298,PF03946; smart=SM00649; superfamily=54747; tigrfam=TIGR01632), translating to MAKKVVKIVKLQIPAGKANPAPPVGPALGQAGVNIMGFCKEFNARTADQAGLIIPVEITVYEDRSFTFITKTPPAAVLLKKAAGIESGSGEPNRNKVATIKRDKVREIAETKMPDLNAASIEAAMRMVEGTARSMGIVIED from the coding sequence GTGGCTAAAAAAGTAGTCAAAATCGTTAAATTACAAATCCCAGCTGGAAAAGCGAACCCAGCGCCGCCTGTTGGTCCTGCATTAGGTCAAGCGGGTGTTAACATCATGGGATTCTGTAAAGAATTTAACGCTCGCACAGCAGATCAAGCTGGTTTAATTATTCCTGTTGAAATTACGGTTTATGAAGACCGTTCATTTACATTTATTACGAAAACTCCGCCTGCTGCTGTATTATTAAAGAAAGCAGCTGGAATTGAGTCAGGTTCTGGTGAGCCAAATCGTAATAAAGTAGCGACAATCAAGCGCGATAAAGTGCGTGAGATTGCCGAAACAAAAATGCCTGACTTAAACGCAGCTAGCATTGAAGCTGCAATGCGTATGGTAGAAGGTACTGCGCGCAGCATGGGTATTGTCATTGAAGACTAA
- a CDS encoding RNA polymerase sporulation-specific sigma factor (product_source=KO:K03091; cath_funfam=1.10.10.10,1.10.1740.10; cog=COG1595; ko=KO:K03091; pfam=PF04542,PF08281; smart=SM00421; superfamily=88659,88946; tigrfam=TIGR02859) — MSVKGNKGEMTKNSLKTFEDEQIVELVHNGDSDALDYLITKYQNFVRAKARSYFLIGADREDIVQEGMIGLYKAIRDFKEDKLTSFKAFAELCITRQIITAIKTATRQKHIPLNSYVSLDKPIYDEESDRTLLDIISGAKVMDPEELIINQEEFDDIELKMGEILSDLERKVLVLYLDGRSYQEISEELNRHVKSIDNALQRVKRKLERYLELREITS; from the coding sequence GTGAGTGTGAAAGGCAACAAGGGGGAAATGACAAAAAATTCGCTAAAAACATTCGAGGACGAGCAAATTGTAGAGCTTGTTCATAATGGTGATAGTGATGCGCTTGATTATTTAATTACCAAATACCAAAATTTTGTCCGCGCTAAAGCACGGTCTTATTTTCTTATTGGAGCAGATCGTGAGGATATCGTTCAAGAAGGAATGATCGGTCTATATAAAGCTATTCGTGATTTTAAAGAGGACAAGCTTACCTCCTTTAAGGCTTTCGCAGAGCTATGTATTACCCGCCAAATTATTACTGCGATAAAAACCGCAACCCGTCAAAAGCATATTCCTCTTAACTCCTATGTTTCATTAGATAAACCCATCTATGATGAAGAGTCTGATCGTACGCTATTGGATATCATTTCAGGGGCGAAGGTAATGGATCCAGAAGAATTAATTATAAATCAAGAAGAATTTGACGATATTGAATTAAAAATGGGGGAAATTTTATCTGATTTGGAACGAAAGGTTTTAGTGCTATATTTAGATGGACGCTCTTATCAAGAAATTTCCGAAGAGTTAAACAGACATGTGAAATCTATTGATAATGCCCTGCAACGCGTTAAGAGAAAGCTTGAGAGATATCTGGAATTAAGAGAAATTACTTCCTAA
- a CDS encoding serine O-acetyltransferase (product_source=KO:K00640; cath_funfam=1.10.3130.10,2.160.10.10; cog=COG1045; ko=KO:K00640; pfam=PF00132,PF06426; superfamily=51161; tigrfam=TIGR01172): MFKMLKEDIEVVFDQDPAARSYLEVILTYSGLHAVWAHRIAHAFYKRKFYFIARLISQISRFFTGIEIHPGAKIGRRFFIDHGMGVVIGETCEIGDNVTVYQGVTLGGTGKEKGKRHPTIKDNVLIATGAKVLGSITIGENSKIGAGSVVLHDVPENSTVVGIPGRVVVRNGVKVQKDLNHRDLPDPIADRFKELEGEIKRLKEELEKIKEKEIVQ, from the coding sequence ATGTTTAAAATGTTAAAAGAGGATATTGAGGTAGTTTTTGATCAAGACCCTGCTGCTCGTTCTTATCTAGAGGTTATATTAACGTATTCTGGTTTACATGCCGTTTGGGCACATCGAATTGCTCATGCTTTTTATAAACGTAAATTTTACTTTATTGCCCGTTTAATCTCACAAATTAGTCGTTTTTTTACAGGGATCGAAATTCATCCTGGTGCTAAAATTGGTCGAAGATTTTTTATCGATCATGGCATGGGAGTTGTCATTGGTGAAACATGTGAAATAGGAGATAATGTTACGGTTTATCAAGGAGTTACACTAGGGGGGACTGGAAAAGAAAAAGGAAAGCGCCACCCGACGATTAAAGATAATGTCTTAATCGCAACAGGCGCCAAGGTTTTAGGTTCCATTACGATTGGAGAAAACTCGAAGATCGGTGCTGGGTCTGTTGTATTACATGATGTTCCAGAAAATTCAACGGTTGTTGGGATACCTGGAAGAGTCGTTGTTCGAAACGGTGTTAAAGTTCAAAAAGATTTAAACCATCGTGATCTACCAGATCCAATAGCTGATCGTTTTAAAGAACTCGAAGGGGAAATCAAACGGTTAAAGGAAGAATTAGAAAAGATCAAAGAAAAGGAGATTGTTCAATGA
- a CDS encoding nondiscriminating glutamyl-tRNA synthetase (product_source=KO:K09698; cath_funfam=1.10.10.350,1.10.8.70,3.40.50.620; cog=COG0008; ko=KO:K09698; pfam=PF00749; superfamily=48163,52374; tigrfam=TIGR00464): MAKSEVRVRYAPSPTGHLHIGNARTALFNYLFARSQNGKFIIRIEDTDKKRNIAGGEQSQLKYLKWLGIDWDESIDVGGDYGPYRQSERNDIYQKYYNDLLERGLAYKCYCTEEELEKEREEQVARGEMPRYSGKCANLTAEEREAFEKEGRMPSIRFRVPQGKTYNWNDIVKGDISFDSNDIGDFVIVKKDGTPTYNFAVAIDDHLMKISHVLRGEDHISNTPKQMMVFEAFGWAPPVFGHMTLIVNENRKKLSKRDESIIQFIEQYADLGYLPEALFNFIALLGWSPVGEEEIFSKEEFIEIFDPERLSKSPAVFDTQKLKWMNNQYMKNLDLEKVVELTLPHLVKAGRLPEQMTDQERKWAERLISLYQEQLSYGAEIVELTEMFFKNDVQYDEEAKAVLSEEQVPEVLSTFKAEVESLEEFTADHIKKSIKAVQKATGQKGKKLFMPIRVATTGQTHGPELPVAIELLGKEKILSRLEDALS; encoded by the coding sequence ATGGCAAAAAGTGAAGTAAGGGTCCGATATGCTCCAAGTCCAACTGGACATTTGCATATTGGAAATGCGCGTACAGCTTTATTTAACTATTTATTTGCCCGAAGCCAAAATGGGAAATTTATTATTCGGATTGAAGATACAGATAAAAAACGTAATATTGCTGGTGGAGAACAAAGTCAGCTGAAATATTTGAAATGGCTTGGAATAGATTGGGATGAAAGCATTGATGTCGGTGGCGACTATGGACCATACCGTCAGTCAGAACGTAATGATATATATCAAAAGTATTATAATGATTTATTGGAACGAGGATTAGCTTATAAATGTTATTGTACAGAGGAAGAGCTTGAAAAAGAACGTGAGGAACAAGTTGCACGTGGTGAAATGCCTCGCTACTCTGGGAAATGTGCCAATTTAACAGCTGAAGAACGAGAAGCTTTTGAAAAAGAAGGACGAATGCCAAGCATACGATTTCGTGTACCACAAGGTAAAACATACAACTGGAACGACATTGTAAAAGGTGATATATCATTTGATTCGAATGATATTGGCGATTTTGTTATTGTCAAAAAAGATGGTACACCGACTTATAATTTTGCTGTAGCCATTGACGATCATCTGATGAAGATCAGTCACGTATTACGCGGTGAAGACCATATTTCCAATACTCCGAAACAAATGATGGTTTTTGAAGCATTTGGTTGGGCGCCGCCTGTATTTGGTCATATGACGTTGATTGTGAATGAAAATCGTAAAAAATTGAGTAAACGTGATGAGAGCATTATTCAATTCATTGAGCAATATGCTGATTTAGGTTACTTACCAGAAGCATTGTTTAACTTCATCGCCTTGCTCGGTTGGTCTCCTGTTGGCGAAGAAGAAATTTTTAGCAAGGAAGAATTCATCGAAATTTTTGATCCAGAGCGATTATCTAAATCACCTGCTGTATTTGATACACAAAAGTTAAAATGGATGAACAACCAATACATGAAAAATTTAGATTTAGAAAAAGTCGTTGAACTAACTCTTCCACACTTAGTGAAGGCTGGACGCCTCCCAGAACAAATGACAGATCAAGAAAGAAAATGGGCTGAGCGCCTCATTTCATTATATCAAGAGCAGCTTAGCTATGGAGCTGAGATCGTAGAATTGACGGAAATGTTCTTTAAAAATGATGTTCAATATGATGAAGAGGCAAAGGCAGTACTATCAGAAGAGCAGGTTCCCGAAGTTTTAAGTACGTTTAAAGCAGAAGTAGAATCGTTGGAAGAGTTTACGGCTGATCATATTAAAAAATCAATTAAAGCTGTTCAAAAAGCGACAGGTCAAAAAGGGAAAAAATTGTTTATGCCAATCCGTGTAGCAACAACAGGACAAACACACGGACCTGAATTACCGGTTGCAATTGAACTTTTAGGTAAAGAGAAAATTCTCTCTAGATTGGAAGATGCTTTGAGTTAA
- a CDS encoding transcriptional antiterminator NusG (product_source=KO:K02601; cath_funfam=2.30.30.30,3.30.70.940; cog=COG0250; ko=KO:K02601; pfam=PF00467,PF02357; smart=SM00738,SM00739; superfamily=50104,82679; tigrfam=TIGR00922), translated as MEKNWYVVHTYSGYENKVKANLEKRVESMGMQDKIFRVVVPEEEEKDMKNGKTKISKKKVFPGYVLVELIMTDDSWYVVRNTPGVTGFVGSSGSGSKPTPLLPEEVNAILKRMGMDDSRIDFDFELKETVKVTDGPFANFTGVIEEIDYDKNKVKVLVNMFGRETPVELEFSQISKL; from the coding sequence ATGGAAAAGAACTGGTATGTTGTTCACACTTATTCAGGTTATGAAAATAAAGTAAAAGCGAATTTAGAAAAGCGTGTTGAGTCCATGGGGATGCAAGATAAAATTTTCCGGGTTGTTGTGCCAGAGGAAGAGGAAAAGGATATGAAAAATGGTAAAACGAAAATATCAAAGAAAAAAGTCTTCCCTGGATATGTTCTTGTAGAATTAATTATGACAGACGACTCTTGGTATGTAGTAAGAAATACACCAGGTGTAACAGGATTCGTAGGGTCATCAGGCTCTGGTTCGAAACCAACTCCACTTTTACCTGAAGAAGTAAATGCAATTTTAAAACGAATGGGAATGGATGACTCTCGCATAGATTTCGACTTTGAGTTGAAAGAAACCGTAAAAGTAACAGATGGACCCTTTGCGAATTTTACAGGTGTGATTGAGGAGATTGATTATGATAAAAATAAAGTAAAAGTTCTCGTTAATATGTTTGGTCGTGAAACACCTGTTGAACTTGAGTTTTCCCAAATATCTAAATTATAA
- a CDS encoding large subunit ribosomal protein L1 (product_source=KO:K02863; cath_funfam=3.40.50.790; cog=COG0081; ko=KO:K02863; pfam=PF00687; superfamily=56808; tigrfam=TIGR01169), with translation MPKKGKKYLEAAKLVDRSKAYDVKEAIALVKKTNIANFDATVEVAFRLGVDPRKNDQQIRGAVVLPNGTGKTQRILVFAKGEKAKEAEAAGADYVGDSDYINKIQQGWFDFDVVVATPDMMGEVGKLGRVLGPKGLMPNPKTGTVTFEVEKAVKEIKAGKVEYRVDKAGNVHVPIGKVSFDDEKLVENFTTIYETLLKAKPAAAKGTYIKNISVTSTMGPGIKVDPSTFVVKN, from the coding sequence ATGCCGAAAAAAGGGAAAAAATATCTTGAAGCTGCTAAGCTTGTCGATCGTTCTAAAGCTTATGACGTAAAAGAAGCTATTGCATTAGTGAAAAAGACAAATATTGCAAACTTTGATGCAACAGTAGAGGTGGCATTCCGTTTAGGAGTTGATCCTCGTAAAAACGATCAACAAATTCGCGGTGCGGTTGTTTTACCTAATGGAACTGGAAAAACTCAACGCATTCTTGTGTTTGCTAAAGGTGAAAAAGCGAAAGAAGCAGAAGCTGCTGGTGCAGACTATGTTGGTGATTCTGACTACATTAATAAAATCCAACAAGGTTGGTTTGACTTCGATGTAGTTGTTGCAACTCCAGATATGATGGGAGAGGTTGGTAAACTCGGTCGTGTACTAGGACCTAAAGGTTTAATGCCGAACCCTAAAACTGGAACTGTTACATTTGAAGTTGAAAAAGCTGTAAAAGAAATTAAAGCAGGTAAAGTAGAATATCGTGTAGATAAAGCTGGTAACGTACATGTACCAATCGGTAAAGTTTCTTTTGATGATGAAAAATTAGTTGAAAACTTTACTACGATTTATGAAACATTATTAAAAGCGAAGCCAGCTGCTGCAAAAGGAACTTATATAAAAAACATCTCTGTAACATCAACGATGGGACCCGGCATTAAAGTTGATCCGTCAACATTTGTTGTGAAAAACTAA
- a CDS encoding 23S rRNA (guanosine2251-2'-O)-methyltransferase (product_source=KO:K03218; cath_funfam=3.30.1330.30,3.40.1280.10; cog=COG0566; ko=KO:K03218; pfam=PF00588,PF08032; smart=SM00967; superfamily=75217; tigrfam=TIGR00186): MSEEYIIGRNPVIEALRSKRQIHKIWIAEHSTKGQAQKIITLAKDKGVSVQFVPKKKLDQMFTGNHQGVAAQVASYHYSDLEELFQRAHNRNEAPFFLLLDEIEDPHNLGSIMRSADAVGAHGIIIPKRRAVGLTQAVAKASTGAIEYIPVVRVTNLARTIDELKERGLWVVGTDAKGAEDYRTLDGTMPLALVIGSEGKGIGRLIKEKCDFLVKLPMVGQVTSLNASVAAGLLMYEVYRKRHPLGV; this comes from the coding sequence ATGAGTGAAGAATATATTATCGGTAGAAATCCTGTTATAGAAGCATTGCGTTCTAAACGTCAAATTCATAAAATTTGGATTGCAGAGCATTCGACAAAAGGACAGGCGCAAAAAATTATCACATTAGCGAAAGATAAAGGGGTATCGGTTCAATTTGTGCCAAAAAAAAAGCTAGATCAAATGTTTACGGGAAATCATCAAGGGGTTGCAGCACAAGTTGCTTCTTATCATTACAGTGATTTAGAGGAATTGTTTCAACGCGCTCATAATCGGAATGAAGCACCTTTTTTCTTATTATTAGATGAAATTGAAGACCCTCACAATTTAGGATCGATCATGCGCAGTGCGGATGCAGTGGGAGCTCACGGTATTATTATTCCGAAAAGAAGAGCTGTCGGCTTAACACAAGCGGTAGCAAAAGCTTCTACTGGAGCTATTGAATACATTCCTGTTGTTCGAGTTACAAATTTAGCGCGAACCATTGATGAACTAAAAGAACGTGGATTGTGGGTGGTCGGAACTGATGCAAAAGGTGCTGAAGATTATCGTACACTTGATGGAACGATGCCTCTAGCTCTCGTCATTGGCAGTGAAGGAAAGGGGATCGGAAGGCTTATCAAAGAAAAATGTGATTTTCTCGTGAAGCTCCCAATGGTTGGACAAGTCACTTCTTTAAATGCTTCCGTAGCTGCAGGCCTGTTAATGTATGAGGTATATCGAAAGCGGCATCCTTTAGGAGTGTAA
- a CDS encoding preprotein translocase subunit SecE (product_source=KO:K03073; cath_funfam=1.20.5.1030; cog=COG0690; ko=KO:K03073; pfam=PF00584; tigrfam=TIGR00964; transmembrane_helix_parts=Inside_1_28,TMhelix_29_51,Outside_52_60): MQRLIKFFRDVAKEMKRVSWPKGKELTRYTITVITTVAFLSIFFAVIDLGISELIRLFFE; this comes from the coding sequence ATGCAGCGATTAATAAAGTTTTTCCGTGATGTTGCCAAAGAAATGAAAAGAGTTAGCTGGCCAAAAGGAAAAGAATTGACACGTTACACAATTACAGTTATAACAACAGTGGCTTTCCTTTCAATCTTTTTTGCTGTCATCGATTTAGGAATTTCAGAACTTATCCGCTTATTTTTTGAATAA